From a single Helicovermis profundi genomic region:
- the nusB gene encoding transcription antitermination factor NusB yields MSRKLAREYAMNSLFQMEIKNEFEYELIEKYINNVTNQNKEKLYIKNVVNFFLINKVDIDKTITENLKDWDIERLPKVDLSILRLAITELFYADDIPNKVAINEAIELSKKFGDEESSNFVNGVLGSIIKTI; encoded by the coding sequence ATGAGTAGAAAGTTAGCAAGAGAGTATGCTATGAATTCGTTGTTTCAAATGGAAATTAAGAATGAGTTTGAGTATGAATTAATTGAAAAATATATTAATAATGTTACAAATCAAAACAAAGAAAAATTGTATATTAAAAACGTTGTAAACTTCTTCTTAATCAATAAGGTAGATATTGATAAGACGATTACAGAAAATCTAAAAGATTGGGATATTGAAAGACTTCCTAAGGTAGATTTATCAATTCTTAGACTTGCGATAACAGAACTTTTTTATGCAGATGATATTCCAAATAAAGTCGCAATAAATGAAGCAATTGAATTATCAAAAAAATTTGGTGATGAAGAATCTTCAAATTTTGTGAATGGTGTTCTAGGATCTATTATTAAAACTATATAA
- a CDS encoding prepilin-type N-terminal cleavage/methylation domain-containing protein has product MKNKKGYSLLELIIAMGLLALLVGPFLSVFIDSLNVNKMSDNTVKADYLAQKYMEDFKESSLPSNPITHYTEDKYDISVTYEHKNSDLKDENTTTINTFDNSILETANDSFNYFDDNGILRINNNILTPIASGTVDNNTYVLTLNDSNASNISEIFTYNSNASIVNVNAGEYTITNNKFVLEFDPNESFDSLNLPTKINLHIVNNSKFNIFVYSYDDNYSLMDFTFENNSPSTDINFVDSLTKTPVVNTNNDNFYQVIIEVSKNNFVYSRLISGVKK; this is encoded by the coding sequence TTGAAAAACAAAAAAGGATATTCTTTACTAGAACTTATTATAGCAATGGGGCTACTAGCATTATTAGTTGGCCCATTTTTATCAGTATTTATTGATTCATTAAATGTAAATAAAATGTCGGATAATACTGTAAAAGCTGATTATTTAGCGCAAAAATATATGGAAGATTTTAAAGAAAGTTCTCTTCCTAGCAATCCAATCACTCATTATACTGAAGATAAATATGATATTAGTGTAACTTACGAGCATAAGAACAGCGATTTAAAAGATGAAAATACAACTACAATAAATACTTTTGATAATTCAATACTTGAGACTGCAAATGATAGTTTTAATTATTTTGATGATAATGGTATTTTAAGAATTAATAATAATATTCTAACTCCAATAGCTAGTGGAACTGTGGACAATAATACTTATGTATTAACTTTAAATGATAGTAATGCATCGAATATATCGGAAATATTTACCTATAATTCAAATGCATCTATCGTAAATGTAAATGCAGGTGAATATACTATTACAAATAATAAATTTGTGCTTGAATTTGACCCGAATGAAAGTTTTGATTCGTTAAATTTGCCAACGAAGATCAATCTTCATATTGTAAATAATTCAAAATTCAATATTTTTGTTTATTCATATGATGATAATTATAGTTTAATGGATTTTACTTTTGAAAACAATTCTCCATCTACAGATATAAATTTTGTTGATAGCTTAACTAAAACACCAGTAGTGAATACTAATAATGATAATTTTTACCAAGTAATCATAGAAGTTTCTAAAAATAACTTTGTATATTCTAGATTAATTTCAGGCGTTAAAAAGTAA
- a CDS encoding prepilin-type N-terminal cleavage/methylation domain-containing protein: MFSKLIKKKLKKFNINTCGYTLIELVIVIALIGLVAAPMMMSFTTGYKLFQTENSSNDKISELRSFVSEFDSIIRKADRKDIFVVGNIVTIKNNKYYLENGDFIQENTLNNEKRVMTTSIKSFKIDNQVIDENGNLVSADISISIDDKDKDFVINTSFYIRGD; this comes from the coding sequence ATGTTTTCTAAATTAATTAAAAAGAAGTTAAAAAAATTTAATATAAATACTTGTGGATACACTTTAATAGAATTAGTTATTGTAATTGCTTTAATTGGACTCGTAGCTGCTCCTATGATGATGTCTTTTACAACAGGATACAAACTTTTTCAAACTGAAAATAGTTCAAATGATAAAATTTCTGAACTTAGATCCTTTGTAAGTGAGTTTGATAGTATTATTAGAAAAGCTGATAGAAAAGATATTTTCGTAGTAGGAAATATAGTGACTATTAAAAACAATAAGTATTATTTGGAAAACGGAGATTTTATTCAAGAAAATACATTAAATAATGAAAAAAGAGTAATGACAACTTCTATTAAGAGTTTTAAAATTGATAACCAAGTGATTGATGAAAATGGGAATCTAGTTTCAGCAGATATTAGTATTTCTATAGATGATAAAGATAAAGATTTTGTTATAAATACATCTTTTTATATAAGGGGTGATTAA
- a CDS encoding CD1247 N-terminal domain-containing protein: MSYLYEKVSYLKGLADGMNIKEDTNEGKLMINMIEVIEELALAVEDVQEDIEYIDETIDLIDEDLTEIEDAIYEDEFYDEFECPECGEKIFVKEEMFDDECEVEVECPSCKEKFIVYNFECDEDEYDLEDFEETEETDEEEK, from the coding sequence ATGAGTTATTTATACGAAAAGGTATCATATTTAAAAGGACTAGCTGATGGAATGAACATCAAAGAAGATACAAACGAAGGTAAATTAATGATTAATATGATTGAGGTAATCGAAGAATTAGCATTAGCTGTTGAAGATGTTCAAGAAGATATTGAATACATTGATGAAACAATTGACCTAATTGATGAAGATTTAACTGAAATCGAAGATGCTATTTACGAAGACGAATTTTATGATGAATTTGAATGCCCAGAGTGTGGAGAGAAAATTTTTGTAAAAGAAGAAATGTTTGATGATGAATGTGAAGTTGAAGTTGAATGTCCAAGTTGCAAAGAAAAATTTATCGTTTACAATTTCGAATGTGATGAAGATGAATATGATTTAGAAGATTTTGAAGAAACTGAAGAAACAGACGAAGAAGAAAAGTAG
- the pilM gene encoding pilus assembly protein PilM — translation MAKDIICLDIGTNQTKIIYGNLKNNSIEIKSYSIYKNSEKYINLDGSLNINEVVPKLLNQLKKMKIKNKNLALNLPNNKAIVRTRELPKVKIKELTEIVKFEAEQFLPYNIDEFMVDYKVISDSDEDESLINVLIIALPKEIVNNHLEVVEKSKNKIFLFSPYTDSIYKYAKQNLVSENKNILIADIGETNLKMNVFQSEKYFASINADVGIKDLVENFSNNNNVPLEKARDILFGRIEFDIEEIKTNNDLPIDRDSNEPTNKMASLSEALKRVKGENAEEKNEEIVNKNKIDFSKLEVIRKQFENMGSINEVSTEKIEKKFSINEVYYDIYKEINRMVDFYRTRRFGTSIDEIILCGGGANLVNLKGYLYENFMIDVKTVAEARINNTNINNSDFNLLVSSIGAGLV, via the coding sequence TTGGCTAAAGATATAATATGTTTAGATATTGGAACTAATCAAACAAAGATAATATATGGTAATTTAAAAAATAATTCAATTGAGATTAAGTCATATTCAATATATAAAAATTCTGAAAAATATATAAATCTTGATGGAAGTTTAAATATAAACGAAGTTGTACCTAAACTACTGAATCAATTAAAAAAAATGAAAATTAAAAATAAAAATCTAGCTTTAAATCTTCCAAATAATAAAGCTATAGTTAGAACTAGGGAACTTCCTAAAGTTAAAATAAAGGAATTAACTGAAATTGTTAAATTTGAAGCTGAACAGTTTTTGCCATATAATATTGATGAATTTATGGTTGATTATAAAGTTATTTCTGATTCTGATGAAGATGAATCTTTAATAAACGTGCTTATTATTGCTCTACCTAAAGAAATTGTAAACAACCATTTAGAGGTAGTTGAAAAGTCTAAAAACAAAATTTTTCTTTTTTCTCCTTATACGGATTCTATTTATAAATATGCAAAGCAAAATCTTGTATCAGAAAATAAAAATATTTTAATTGCTGATATTGGTGAAACTAACTTAAAAATGAATGTATTTCAAAGCGAAAAATATTTTGCAAGTATTAATGCAGACGTAGGAATAAAAGATCTTGTAGAAAACTTTTCGAATAATAACAATGTACCACTAGAAAAAGCCAGGGACATTTTATTTGGAAGGATTGAATTTGATATAGAAGAGATAAAGACTAATAATGATTTACCTATAGATAGAGATTCTAATGAACCAACTAATAAGATGGCTTCATTATCTGAAGCTTTAAAAAGAGTAAAGGGAGAAAATGCGGAAGAAAAAAATGAAGAAATAGTAAATAAAAATAAGATTGATTTTAGTAAACTTGAAGTTATTAGAAAACAATTTGAAAATATGGGAAGTATTAATGAAGTTTCAACTGAAAAAATCGAAAAGAAGTTTTCAATTAACGAGGTATACTACGATATTTATAAGGAAATAAATAGAATGGTTGATTTTTATAGGACGAGACGCTTTGGAACTTCTATAGATGAAATTATTTTATGTGGTGGTGGAGCAAATTTAGTTAATTTAAAAGGTTACTTGTATGAAAATTTTATGATTGATGTTAAAACAGTAGCAGAAGCTAGAATAAATAATACTAATATTAATAATTCTGATTTCAATTTACTTGTATCATCAATAGGGGCAGGGTTGGTATAG
- a CDS encoding shikimate kinase produces the protein MKVFNNIYLIGMMGSGKSSISKLLSHEINFKVREMDEMIEEKFGKTINDIFNEFGESEFRIVESLVLNSLNQEKMCIISTGGGVILENDFNKIKKSNAVIYLKYSPKYLFLNLNKSISNRPLLDEENLLNKINDLYKKRNLLYKRASNIVIDCDGKNLEDIKIEILNIITVQK, from the coding sequence ATGAAAGTATTTAATAATATATATTTAATTGGAATGATGGGTTCAGGTAAATCATCCATATCAAAGCTGCTTTCTCATGAAATTAATTTTAAAGTAAGAGAAATGGATGAAATGATTGAAGAAAAATTTGGAAAAACTATTAATGACATATTTAATGAATTTGGAGAAAGTGAATTTAGAATTGTTGAATCTTTAGTATTAAATTCATTAAATCAAGAAAAAATGTGTATAATTTCTACTGGTGGTGGAGTTATTTTAGAAAATGATTTTAATAAAATCAAGAAAAGTAATGCAGTTATTTATTTAAAATATAGTCCTAAATATTTATTTCTTAACCTTAATAAATCTATTTCTAATAGGCCTTTATTAGATGAAGAAAATCTGTTAAATAAAATTAATGATTTATATAAAAAGAGGAACTTATTATACAAAAGAGCATCAAATATTGTCATTGATTGTGATGGGAAAAATTTAGAAGATATAAAAATTGAAATACTTAATATTATTACTGTTCAAAAATAG
- a CDS encoding prepilin-type N-terminal cleavage/methylation domain-containing protein has protein sequence MNKKQINKKKGFTLIELLLVLLVMAVLFGIAIPKMMGLTDIFRLKTDRESARNIVSKVNTLVELGIYDLSEMTANKTSLDYITPGKTPNDSSGEKFYLGEENSLFLSKRYKGDSFNISLIREGTSPNFTYFIEVKYKDPLHTEVLIEKQKLANPVK, from the coding sequence GTGAATAAAAAACAAATTAATAAGAAAAAAGGATTCACTCTAATTGAACTTCTTTTAGTTCTTTTGGTTATGGCAGTGCTCTTTGGCATTGCCATACCTAAAATGATGGGTCTTACGGATATTTTTAGGTTAAAAACAGATAGAGAATCAGCTAGAAATATTGTTAGTAAAGTGAATACATTAGTTGAACTAGGAATTTACGATTTGTCAGAAATGACTGCTAATAAAACTAGTCTTGACTATATTACTCCAGGAAAAACTCCTAATGATTCAAGTGGTGAAAAGTTTTATCTAGGAGAAGAAAATTCTTTGTTTTTATCAAAGAGATATAAGGGTGATTCTTTTAATATTTCTCTTATAAGAGAAGGCACTAGTCCAAATTTTACTTATTTTATTGAAGTGAAATATAAGGATCCACTGCATACAGAAGTGCTTATAGAAAAGCAGAAGTTAGCAAATCCAGTAAAGTAG
- a CDS encoding late competence development ComFB family protein has product MKLVNYMEVSVEHFLPNLLLAFPNICKCELCLLDIKAIALNNLKPHYVVTEKGELYTKLDEMKVQFETDILKALIEAISVVSKHPRHKV; this is encoded by the coding sequence ATGAAACTTGTAAATTATATGGAAGTATCAGTAGAGCATTTTTTACCAAACTTATTACTAGCTTTTCCGAATATTTGTAAATGCGAACTCTGTTTATTAGATATAAAAGCGATTGCATTAAATAATCTTAAACCACATTATGTTGTTACTGAAAAAGGTGAACTTTATACAAAACTTGATGAAATGAAAGTTCAATTTGAAACTGATATTCTTAAAGCATTAATTGAAGCAATTTCTGTAGTTTCAAAACATCCAAGGCATAAAGTATAA
- the xseA gene encoding exodeoxyribonuclease VII large subunit, translating to MKIRALSVTELNKYIKRTLDIDPILSSLTVIGEVSNYKLHSSGHTYFTLKDEDSKINCVLFSRDASHNTLNLENGQSVKVKGYISVYPRDGKYQLYVKEIESNGIGTLYEKFEFLKNELKKRGYFDSSLKKEIPEFPKKIAVITSPTGSAIRDIINVIKRRTKRSDILVIPVRVQGKESSVEIVNAIKTANSLSDIDLIILARGGGSIEELWSFNEENVAVEIFKSSIPVISGVGHETDFTIADLVSDLRAPTPSAAAELAVKNEIMLIDELHSLYLSIKNQIKRNLYSKRSEIKYYSKEQLLKNVSEKINIASLEIDSYYDKVKLINTFKLNDYRNTLNSAIALMNALNPLELLGKGYVITEKNNLLINSVKMLKNKDTICIKYIDGIANCEVRKIEEGENYGK from the coding sequence ATGAAGATACGTGCACTTTCTGTAACGGAACTTAATAAATATATAAAAAGAACATTAGATATTGATCCTATACTTAGTTCACTTACTGTAATTGGTGAGGTTTCAAATTACAAATTACACAGTAGTGGCCATACCTACTTTACTTTGAAAGATGAAGACTCAAAAATCAATTGTGTTTTGTTTTCTCGTGACGCCTCACATAATACTTTGAATTTAGAAAATGGCCAAAGTGTTAAAGTCAAAGGCTATATTTCTGTATATCCAAGAGACGGAAAATATCAATTATATGTAAAAGAAATAGAAAGTAATGGAATTGGGACTTTATATGAAAAATTTGAGTTTCTTAAAAACGAACTTAAAAAAAGAGGTTATTTTGATAGTTCCCTTAAAAAAGAAATTCCTGAGTTTCCTAAAAAAATTGCTGTTATTACGTCTCCTACGGGTTCTGCAATTAGGGACATAATTAATGTAATAAAAAGACGAACTAAAAGAAGTGATATTTTAGTTATACCAGTACGTGTTCAGGGAAAAGAATCATCTGTCGAAATTGTAAATGCAATTAAAACTGCAAATAGTTTAAGTGATATTGACTTAATTATCTTGGCACGTGGTGGCGGTTCTATTGAGGAGTTATGGTCTTTTAATGAAGAAAATGTGGCTGTTGAAATATTTAAGTCGTCTATTCCAGTAATTTCAGGAGTAGGGCATGAAACTGACTTTACAATAGCTGATTTAGTATCTGATCTTAGAGCGCCAACACCTTCTGCAGCAGCAGAACTTGCTGTGAAAAATGAGATTATGCTTATAGATGAATTACATTCCTTATATTTATCTATTAAGAATCAAATTAAAAGAAATTTATATTCCAAAAGATCAGAAATTAAGTATTATAGTAAAGAGCAATTACTTAAAAATGTTTCTGAGAAAATAAATATTGCCTCATTAGAAATTGATAGTTATTACGACAAGGTCAAACTTATTAACACTTTTAAGTTAAATGATTATAGAAATACGCTCAATAGTGCTATTGCTCTTATGAACGCATTAAATCCATTAGAGTTACTTGGAAAAGGTTATGTTATTACCGAAAAAAATAATTTGCTTATTAATTCAGTAAAGATGCTTAAAAATAAAGATACTATATGTATTAAATATATCGATGGAATAGCTAATTGTGAAGTTAGAAAAATCGAAGAAGGTGAAAACTATGGCAAGTAA
- a CDS encoding PilN domain-containing protein, with the protein MNINLNKNKNSTSNISNNDYLSKTINLLPHTYIKKKKNNRYYFVVGICVLAFTLFSINYLNQLIKITNWYDKEIYSTKASDNYSGLIEKINNLSEEKKSQDLLFVLKKRIDAKVKLVTEIENTNKSIVYIINIVEKEIPKSVIFKNMNVNSTKDITISAIADTNEQIAEFIYNLKKLNYFDDVFVDSISDIAYVESDGKKTRKLSFNIICSYGGESIEANK; encoded by the coding sequence ATGAATATTAATTTAAATAAAAACAAAAATTCTACTAGTAATATTTCTAATAATGATTATTTATCAAAAACTATTAATCTTTTGCCACATACTTATATTAAGAAAAAAAAGAATAACAGATACTACTTTGTGGTTGGTATATGCGTTTTAGCATTTACGCTTTTTTCAATTAATTACTTAAATCAATTGATTAAAATAACCAACTGGTATGACAAGGAGATTTATAGTACAAAAGCATCTGATAATTACTCAGGTTTAATAGAGAAAATAAATAACTTATCTGAAGAAAAAAAATCTCAAGATTTATTATTTGTACTTAAAAAACGAATTGATGCAAAAGTGAAACTTGTAACAGAAATTGAAAATACAAATAAGTCTATTGTTTACATTATTAATATAGTTGAAAAGGAAATACCAAAAAGTGTTATCTTTAAAAATATGAATGTAAATTCAACGAAAGACATTACTATTAGTGCTATTGCAGATACTAATGAACAAATTGCTGAATTTATATATAATTTGAAAAAATTAAACTATTTTGATGATGTTTTTGTTGATTCTATTAGTGACATTGCATATGTAGAAAGCGATGGAAAAAAAACAAGGAAACTAAGTTTCAATATTATTTGCAGTTATGGAGGTGAATCTATTGAAGCTAACAAATAG
- the aroQ gene encoding type II 3-dehydroquinate dehydratase, with the protein MSRVLIINGPNLNLLGIRKKEHYGSETLEDINLFIKEYFDNTGILFDFFQSNSEGEIIDKIHKSLDTKIDYIVINPGALTHYSYSIRDAIEAVRIPTVEVHLSNIHARENFRGKSVIAPVCIGQISGLRKFGYIYAINALKEKKDINGGK; encoded by the coding sequence ATGAGTAGAGTTCTAATTATTAATGGACCAAACCTAAATCTACTAGGAATTAGGAAAAAAGAGCATTATGGATCAGAAACTTTAGAAGATATTAATTTATTTATTAAGGAATACTTTGATAATACTGGTATTCTTTTTGATTTTTTTCAATCAAATTCTGAAGGTGAAATAATTGACAAAATTCATAAGTCCTTGGATACCAAAATAGATTATATTGTTATTAACCCTGGTGCTCTTACTCATTATAGTTATTCTATTAGAGATGCTATAGAAGCTGTAAGAATTCCAACGGTGGAAGTGCATTTATCAAATATTCATGCAAGAGAAAATTTTAGAGGCAAGTCAGTTATAGCACCAGTTTGTATAGGCCAAATATCTGGATTAAGAAAATTTGGTTATATATATGCAATAAATGCTTTAAAAGAAAAAAAAGATATTAATGGAGGTAAATAA
- a CDS encoding type II secretion system protein, with translation MLKFFGKRLRNKKGFTLVELLVVIAVLGIIAGIAIPKMTGVTTMFKDKADVATAENILRQAEVMVQSGNLTDTATTTERLMTTGDGSEFGEAITSTPQSIAGTFIITVVDNATAGYDIVVYKSTDGTIAKGTELAKKEGVTVID, from the coding sequence ATGTTAAAATTTTTCGGAAAGAGATTAAGAAACAAAAAAGGATTTACTTTGGTTGAATTACTTGTAGTTATTGCAGTACTAGGTATTATAGCAGGAATTGCTATACCAAAAATGACAGGTGTTACTACTATGTTTAAGGATAAGGCGGATGTTGCTACAGCTGAGAATATACTTAGACAAGCAGAAGTTATGGTTCAATCGGGTAATCTTACTGATACAGCAACAACTACTGAGAGACTAATGACTACAGGTGATGGTAGTGAATTTGGAGAAGCAATAACATCGACTCCTCAAAGTATTGCGGGTACTTTTATTATTACAGTTGTTGACAATGCAACTGCAGGATACGATATCGTTGTTTATAAATCTACTGATGGAACGATTGCAAAGGGTACTGAATTAGCTAAAAAAGAAGGAGTTACTGTAATTGACTAA
- a CDS encoding prepilin peptidase yields MEYLIIFLFGISFGSFFNVCIYRIPKKISIIKPNSHCFNCKKELRFKDMIPVVGYFLNKGKCNYCGAKYSIRYSLVELLSGLLFVLAFIKFAYTLEFFFAVTIISLLLIITFIDFDHMEIPDSLNIIIFIVAIIHNLIYKEFSPIELIIAFLIGGGIFLIIALIGPMGGGDIKLMAALSIFFGPIYIVLLMILSFIVGGIISILLLITKKKNRKDYIPFGPFIAFSAMLLILYGPKLLQYYLNIIG; encoded by the coding sequence ATGGAATATTTAATTATTTTTTTATTTGGTATATCATTTGGAAGTTTTTTTAATGTTTGTATTTATAGAATTCCAAAAAAAATATCAATTATAAAACCAAATAGTCATTGTTTTAACTGTAAAAAAGAACTTAGATTTAAAGATATGATTCCTGTAGTTGGTTATTTTTTAAATAAAGGAAAATGTAACTACTGCGGGGCTAAATACTCGATTAGATATTCATTAGTTGAATTACTTTCGGGCCTATTATTCGTCTTAGCTTTTATTAAATTTGCTTATACTTTAGAATTTTTCTTTGCTGTGACTATTATTTCCCTATTACTTATTATTACTTTTATTGATTTTGATCATATGGAAATACCTGATTCACTAAATATCATTATTTTTATAGTTGCAATAATTCATAATCTTATATATAAAGAATTTTCACCAATAGAACTTATTATTGCATTTTTAATTGGTGGTGGAATATTCTTAATTATAGCTTTAATTGGACCAATGGGTGGAGGAGATATTAAACTGATGGCTGCTCTTTCTATATTCTTTGGACCAATTTACATTGTACTACTAATGATACTTTCTTTTATAGTAGGTGGAATTATCAGTATTTTACTACTTATTACAAAAAAGAAAAACAGAAAAGATTACATACCTTTTGGACCTTTCATTGCTTTTTCAGCAATGTTACTTATTTTATATGGCCCAAAATTATTACAATATTACTTAAACATAATTGGTTAG
- the efp gene encoding elongation factor P gives MISAGDFRKGVTFEMNGHPFVVVDFQHVKPGKGAAFVRTKYKNLITGAIREEAFNPSDKFPKAHIETFDMQYLYSDGELYYFMDNTTYEQIPLPYEQVEDAIKFIKENDTAKVKFYKGKCFLVEAPTFVILEIKETEPGVKGDTASNVTKKATLETGAVVNVPLFVNEGDKVKIDTRTSDYLSRA, from the coding sequence ATGATTTCAGCAGGTGATTTTCGTAAAGGTGTAACATTTGAGATGAATGGTCATCCTTTTGTAGTAGTTGATTTCCAACATGTTAAGCCTGGTAAAGGGGCGGCATTTGTTAGAACTAAATATAAAAACCTTATCACAGGAGCTATAAGAGAAGAAGCTTTTAATCCTTCTGATAAATTTCCAAAGGCTCATATAGAAACTTTTGATATGCAGTATTTATATTCAGATGGTGAACTTTATTACTTTATGGATAATACAACTTATGAACAAATTCCTCTTCCTTACGAACAAGTTGAAGATGCGATTAAATTTATTAAAGAAAATGATACAGCAAAAGTTAAATTTTATAAGGGTAAATGCTTTTTAGTTGAAGCACCTACTTTTGTAATACTTGAAATAAAAGAAACTGAACCTGGTGTCAAAGGTGACACAGCGTCAAATGTTACAAAAAAAGCAACTCTTGAAACAGGAGCTGTAGTTAATGTTCCATTATTTGTCAATGAAGGTGACAAAGTAAAAATCGATACTCGAACAAGTGATTACTTGTCTAGAGCATAA
- a CDS encoding exodeoxyribonuclease VII small subunit, with amino-acid sequence MASKKNNFEDNLETLKTIVHKLENNEPSLDESLKLFEDGIKVYRKCLNTLEKAENKVKILIEENDALVEKNFDGEQND; translated from the coding sequence ATGGCAAGTAAAAAAAATAATTTTGAAGACAATTTAGAAACTCTAAAGACAATTGTACATAAACTTGAAAATAATGAGCCGTCTTTAGACGAATCGTTAAAACTATTTGAAGATGGAATTAAAGTATACAGAAAATGTTTAAATACACTTGAAAAAGCGGAGAATAAAGTTAAAATATTAATTGAAGAGAATGATGCTTTAGTTGAGAAAAATTTTGATGGTGAGCAAAATGATTAA
- a CDS encoding Asp23/Gls24 family envelope stress response protein → MAENTNIDSLEYGNVNISDDVIGIITSIAASEIKGVSGLYGGFTDNLGEKLGIKNLKKGIKIDIQDEKVNVLLNIVVDYGIKIPDISWKIQENVKNAIESMTGLLVNEVNIHVHGINISKKTVKDTLEEEL, encoded by the coding sequence ATGGCTGAAAATACAAATATTGATTCTTTAGAATATGGAAATGTAAATATATCAGATGACGTAATTGGTATAATTACTTCTATTGCAGCATCAGAAATTAAAGGTGTAAGTGGTTTATATGGTGGTTTTACAGATAATTTAGGAGAAAAACTAGGTATAAAAAACCTTAAAAAAGGAATAAAAATTGATATTCAAGATGAAAAAGTGAATGTATTATTAAATATTGTAGTTGATTATGGTATAAAAATACCTGATATTTCATGGAAAATTCAGGAGAATGTTAAAAATGCGATTGAATCTATGACTGGTTTACTTGTTAACGAAGTAAATATACATGTACATGGTATAAACATCAGCAAAAAAACTGTTAAGGACACTTTGGAAGAAGAACTGTAA